Genomic window (Lycium barbarum isolate Lr01 chromosome 2, ASM1917538v2, whole genome shotgun sequence):
ATCTAAAAGATTAAACTTTAGGGTGAACACACTATTACTTTCTTAAATATTATTTCAACGCCCTCTTCACTTTCGGAtcagtttttttgtttttttttttttttttttcatggacCAAGAAGgtaaaaaaattctttttaatAATGGGTTGCCATGACATATGAACCTAGGATCTCGATCTCTCTGATGATCTGATACCATATTGAGCTGTGTGATTATCTTATTGAAAATTTTAAACTGTTTGTTAGAAGATCGTTttatatttacttaattatatgtTCAACATCTTTCGAGGCGTTTTTCAGATTTATTATTTGTTAATATTGTGCAGAAAATGCAAGAGCAATTGAGAAAGCTAAAGGATGTTAATAGGAATCTCCGAAGAGAGATCAGGTAGATACTGACCTAGCAGTTCTAGATCTTTAATTTAATACAATGAAAATGAAtctatgattttttttattgatataaataaataaaaatgtttTCTTTATCTCCTCTTTAATTTTTATTGATATTAATGGATGGACAGGCAGCGGATGGGAGAAAGCCTAAACGATCTGAACTATGAACAGTTGGAAGAACTCATGGAAAATGTGGACAATTCTCTCAATCTTATTCGTGAAAGAAAGGTTAATTCCAAACTAATCATCAAACTAAAATTTCTAAAGTTGACTTAACTGTAAAAGGATCACTTTAGAGTGGTCAATATATACTTGAATCTTCATCTAGATAAACAAAACAgatacacattttttttttagaaaaaaaaaaaaaaaaacgatacaCAATAAGAAAGCCTAGATACAACATGTGAGTATAGATGAGCTTCAATCAATAACTCACATTTTACTTTGTTAAATTACCTTTAAATCTTGAAAGTGCAAAAGGGGTACTAGGAAATGTCTTATCTTAAAACTGGAGAAGGAAAGATTTgctaaattatttaattattgtCAGAGTTCTCCCAGATTATTATGACAATTTAGCTTCATAGGTCAGAATATCACCATTTTCTTgctttcctcttcttcttcttccttttttatcCAATTTCATTGACAAGGCTGGCATATACTTGGGGCTCGTGTAGacaagatttttttcttttttgaaaaaaatatttacaaaataatgTTTGGTTACTCATTAGGATGATTTTTTTGTTAGATTTTGAAGATGCATTTTCCAAAATAAGTTTTTCAAGTGAAATTCTTTTTCATTCACAAAATTTCAACTATTTTTCAAGTGAAATgtacaaacacaacttcaactccTGAACATAATTTTTCAACTTTAACTTTAAATGCTATTGTTTTCCACTCAGTTAATATCGGAAATCCTACTTAATGACaattttttctttcatcttgGACTATACTTCACTAGTCCTAAGGAACTGAGCTTCTCATATTTAAGTAGACCTATCATTCAAGAACTTGAGCTAGTCCATAGATTATTAAAGATAGATCAAGCAGGTGGATGTAATAATTAAAAGAATATCACCCCtatacttttctttttctttttaccccTTAGTACAGTGTTGTTTGTCCCTTGAAGATTTATAGAATGTATCTCTCTGTAAGCAATTCCTAACTTGGTTTCACTTGTGAAAGAACAGTATAAGGTGATTGGCAACCAGATAGAAACATTCAAGAAGAAGGTAATTACAACTATTGGTCATCCTCTTCTATTGAGCTTGTTTTCTGTTGAGTTTCTTCATGAGGGTGAATTCATATTTCCCTAAAAAATcataattcatatttcaaaaaaaataaaaaaattgagtgAATTTATTATTTTGGTTGGTTGCAGGTCAGGAATGTGGAAGAAATACATAGGAATCTCTTGCTTGAATTTGTAAGTGCTTAAACTTATTAAATAATTCCAGCCTGTTTATGTTTTTGCATAGAAATTAAGTTATATTTTTCCAACCATTCACAACCACATTTTCccatattgcttgatgttgtatTCTTAGAAGCAAAAGCATTTGCCTAGGGATTTagtataatattttttaaagCTGGATAGGGGCATGTGAGGCCATTGAGATCCAGTTGGTGTTTCTTTGTGGaagaatgatgaaaatgaaatgttTCATCTTGAGAATGGTCTATCCTGCCCTGGATTTTTGCATTTTTTAGTGACCTTCCACAGTCACTAGAGGCCATAGATTAGATAGGACGAAATGTCCTCCTCTTAGACTTAAATACTATAAATACTCGTGGATGATTTCTTCGTTTTGGTAGACATAGTTACATTGTACCTACGTTGACGGGAGGTAGCAAATACTCGATAAATACAGGCAAACTAGCTCGACTGCCCTCGTAAAAAATCTCTCAATAAGGACTTAAGCTTGCGGCACAAAATGTATTCAGTAGAAAACTGTATTGGAGTTGGTCCTCCACTTGCAAGGAAGGACGATGTAAGTCACTACCTTTTCTCCTGAATGTTTCCACCTATTTATTTTTGTAATACACATGCAACAATATTGTTGCCTAATTTAAGATATGTCATCAACTATCCTCAATCCCAAGTTAATAAGAAttagtataatatatatactgtGGCGCAGTCAGAATTTTCACCACTTCAACATCTACGTCTATAAATACATACATAAAAAGACTTTTGATCTTATATACAATGTGATTATATATTCCGTCCCTGTAGCTCCGCCCCTAGCTATGTTATTAATGGATTAATTTTGAGTGGTGCAGGATGCAAGACAAGAGGATCCGTATGGTGGGTTGGTTGAACAAGAAGGAGACTACAATACTATACTTGGATTCTCAAATGTAGGTCCTCGTATGTTAAGCTTACGCCTTCAACCAAAcaattatcatcatcaccatcttCACAGTGGAGGAGGCTCTGATATTACTACTTTTGGTCTAGCTTGAGTAGTAGTAGCCTTATTGTAATATTATATGTTTTCTAAATAATCACATGCTATGTTTCTTGGACGTGCATAAGACTGACTCTTCAGACTATTCTCCTACTTCTGCTTTCAGTGTTAAATCCTTAAAAGCTACTATAAGGGTTTCAAACTCTATGGTTTTTGGATGGAAGTGTTATGTATCTTTTAATGTGTAATGTAATCTTACTTTCTTATAAAGATGTGAAACAGTGAAAGTTTGTGAACTATTTTAATTTCTTAATTAGTTTGGTTGTTTGGTTACAATGTTTATATAAGCGATGCCAATTAGTAGAATAACTTAACTTTTTTCACATGTCAATAGGTTTGTCATGTTAGCATGTTTATTTAAGTCGCAATGTTTTTAGGAATCTTTTAATTCTATCATAGATTTGTGCACGCAATAGAAAATATAAGAGAGCTCCtacacctttttttttaaaatttttttagaTAAAATTGAATCGATGAACATACCTGGAGTGACATAAACCGTAAGGATTCAAACTCTACGTGTTTGGCATGAAATTATTATGTGTATCTTTTCAGCAAAAAGTTACAAGATGATGCACCATCAATTCAATGGAGCTCCCACAAAAGTTAGTCCTGGACAGGCCCTGGGACCATGTACAAGACTAATTAGCTTACCAAAAAAATTAGTCTTATCATATCTAATCCTAATACTAGGAAGTCCACTCTTCAGTTCTCAATTACATCATCAGGTGCACGACAAATATGGTGTCTAcagctattttttattttactagTCTCTATAAACGTGCAGTTGCACGTTATTTCTAGTCAGTCTCAATAATAGTAAAAAATAGTAGATAATATTATTTGTAAGTatatacatttattttatgagttacaAAATTGTTGCTATAGTACAAAATTGTATCTACTTAATACTTCTTTGAAATTGttgttttttatttaatttttttcttcttttttcctatATACAAAACATGTTATGACTAAGAAAATTCAATATTAGAGATTTACTGACTATATAAATCATTTATTTACAAATACGAAAGTGTTGAAAATCGTTACTAAACTAAAGTACATTATCAGTTTTAAGaatatatattttagttatttatttaagaaaatttaaaTATGGTATGTGCATGCTTTTGTTTAATTAATAGACGTTAGAGTAGTCATGTTTTTCTAATAGAGGTGTTACCGTATTCAATTTGAATTGGAATCAAATTTATGGTGATGGACTGAAATTCAATTAATTAAGTAGACAATgtgatattttttatatttataaaaatatcCAATAGAAATATGGTAGATTTAGATTAAAAAGACATATAAGTCCATCAATATTTATTGAATATTTTTGTCTTTCAACATTGTTATTCGTGCGTTTATATTTTTTTCTCACCCGGTGCCTTCTTCCACTTCAACTTTTCCTTCGAAATTTTATTTCACTATTATCTTTGCTAACAACTTCTAggttttatttagtattattaACTGGATAAATAGATAATTACGTCGGAATGACCCATCCAGATACCTAAAATATATACTTGTAAATGTAGGTCACTTTAGTTTATATCGTAAACTCCAAACTTTGACTcttgcaataatatttttttcttcaATAAGCCAATACTTGATATTCAATTAAAAGTAGGGACTTAGTAGCTCAGTCGGTTGGCTACAtgaactttcaccttattggtgagagttcgaatccccacattgtaatccttCTCCCATTTCCTCTtcccctacccctatgtaataaaaataattaaaaaaaaaaagatattcaaTTAAAAAATCTATTATCCATTTGAAAAGAATGTTTAGTTCTTTATAAGTGTGAATTTTTTTAGCTTTTAATATTCATAGTAATAGTAATTACAATCTTTCCATTATGAATGCTACTTATAAAGCCAATGACGTTAAAATCAGTTGCTTTATAATATCACTAGTGAATTTATCCACGCTTCGCGCGGAGTAAAAGAATCTCACTAAATTTAGGATTTATTCTTTTTCGAATACTCAAATATTAAAATAAAGTTATATTTTAACaaaactaattttatttttaattattccTCCTATCAAAAGTAATCTAAGCAGAAGAAATTATAACTCCAACCAAAAGGTCCTTTTACAAAACTTAAGGTATCAAATGCTAAACCAAAATCACATAAAATCATCTTCTGTATATTTATCATAAGCAATAAGTGaaaaaatatatagaaaaaaataGCCTCCATGGCAGcaactaaaataaaaaataaataattcacaacacattttgtAGACGTGGAGTGGTGGAAGTGTGTGTAGTTCACAATACTCATCAAGTTTTTCATTTTTATAACTTctagttacaaaaaaaaaatgaaatatatgTTCTTTTATTTATGTGATCTGTATTCTTACCAAATCAGATGCTTTACCTTTGAAGTTTGAATAGAAACATTGTCTATTATAGCCAATAATGTAGTAATTTTCCAGATCATCATAAGCAATATTGTTTGCAGCCTGCTGGCAGAAGATGGCAGTcctttggctatatatatatgtcaacCGAAGTCACCTTTTTATTAGTTTTTACTACTCGAGAGAAATGAGTGAATGAGCAACAAAAATCCAAACAATTTCTTAAGAAATGCACCTCATTGTACCGCCGTCTGAAAATAAATACACTGACAAAAGTCCACCAATTTTTTACTCATACTCACAACCCCAATATCCTGGGTTCATAACATGATAAGACTAaatgaaaatgtaccatgaaATGCTATATTCGTTTGGTGCTTAGGTCAAGTGTATATATAGTGGTGCTCAAGCTCTTTGATAAGCTTATGGAGCCTTTTAAGTTTCCAAGACTCATAACTGGACCAAGTAATATTGTAACTGAAAGAATATATTCAGCCTATTGAGGTTTGTCAAGGAAGGCAACGGACAAGGCATAGAGGCTGCATTAACAACCCCACGATTACATGCATGAATCCCACAAATACAAGTATTAACCCCACTTTATTAGAGGGACTTAATAGCCTATTAATTGAATAATATTGATTGAATTATAATGATAAAAATAATAGGGTAAAAAgctaaaaaaaggagaaaaaagataagtaGGAATGctagtcatagagaggtgccacatcaccttgtctatgcttagctttatattatatatagatttgttAGCACCGGCTACTTTTTAATTTGTATACTGCTATGATTGACTAAAATAGCAAATAGGTCTAAACAAAGTATTGAAATACGAGCCTAAAGATCATAATTGgctaacaaaaagaaaaagggataGGTTTATATTGATTCTCCGTTAAATTGTTTACTCAAACAAGGAGGTCTTCAAAGAAGAAAACGAATTCACGTaaatttaaaggaaaaaaaaaaagaaaaaaaagaacgaCAATAATAAATATAGCTAGGGAAAAGCTTTTATCTTAGTTTTATTTTGCTTGAACTTGCTAATTGTTTAAAACTCAAAGAAATAATTATTTTGGTTGAAATCAGTTCCTGATAATGAACTAGTTAGTAGGAGTCCTTCTTATGTTGGTTTTAGGAATGATTTTAGTTTCAGTTGAATTTGAAGTCCTACATATTAGGGGAAATTATAAGTTACAATTTTATCCAATATGACTTTttgcttagagaaaatttaaacttaaaagaGTATAAATTTTTTTCAATAttttaaggatattttggtccACCAACATTTgtattcatgcttttataataatatagATTATTCACATAAATATATTGTAGTTTGTAGGAAATAAAATGCAGTTTTTTTTTATTGtactattcacataaatataatgcaacttttattttattattccTTTTAATGCTCTGCAATAATTATAATACAatcatctccccccccccccccccccaaccccaccccctcGTTTCttaactttttcattttttttaatattcatgTGTTTGAGTCGAACCAAGATTCATATGATTTCTTACCGCGTTTGATTGATCATGATGGGATTGAATATATTTATCAGGTTGGTTTTGTTTTTCATGCATAATAGTTTATTTTATGAGGTAATTATTTTTACTATatgcatatatttatatatttttgagTATGTATTTGTCTTTAAATTAAAGTACTATATATGTCATTAAAGTAACATCAAGTTAGATATATTTTATAGCTCAAACGAAGGTTCAAAATATATGTACGATTTACAATTTCTCATTTGCAATACAAATTTTGTATTAATTATTTTGGGTTAAAAGCGCAACGTCCGCACATTCCCAAGACtagtttaataaaaaaaatatacacgAAGAACGACATAAACCTTTACCTACAGAATTACATGGAGATGAGTGAGCTCATTCTAATGTTAATTGAAAAGTCGGAGGCCCTTCACTACTATTAAAGATTGAAACAAAAGAATGAAAGCCCAGAATGACAATGGAACAGGAAAACAACTCATTCATTCAACAGTTAGAGATTCATAAATGCTGGTAAAAAATATAGAAAACTTCTATAACTCTTTTTAAATAACATTGAAATGATGAACTTCATGAAGCAACATAAACATTTAAGGATTCATCTAGCCGCTTACAGATattggtttttttttctttttcttttttggttgtagtacttttttttttttatcaatctcTCCCATCTCTATCACTAGAGCATGGCagcatattttatatatatatatatgcaccagTTACATAGCAAAGGAGTAGATCCCCCTGCACCTACTTAGAGTGGAGCATGCTCCATATCATCAAAAAAGTAGGATTTCCTTCTAAGCTTACAAAAGAGCCTTATTAGGCTGAGAGATTGCTACCAACCTCTCCTATACTGAGATTTATCACCTATTAAGGAACATCAAAATTATATAGCCTATACATTTGTCTATCTAAGCAAAAGGCATTTCGATGAGTCTTCATTCTGA
Coding sequences:
- the LOC132628081 gene encoding floral homeotic protein PMADS 1 — protein: MARGKIQIKRIENQTNRQVTYSKRRNGLFKKANELTVLCDAKVSIIMISSTGKLHEFISPAITTKQLFDQYQKTVGVDLWNSHYEKMQEQLRKLKDVNRNLRREIRQRMGESLNDLNYEQLEELMENVDNSLNLIRERKYKVIGNQIETFKKKVRNVEEIHRNLLLEFDARQEDPYGGLVEQEGDYNTILGFSNVGPRMLSLRLQPNNYHHHHLHSGGGSDITTFGLA